Part of the Prunus dulcis chromosome 8, ALMONDv2, whole genome shotgun sequence genome is shown below.
CTGACAATCTCGTTGGAGCCAACGCAAGTTAAACAACATATTCCTAACGGGTACCTTGTTCAAACGCACATCTATAATCTTATTTTCTTGCTGTATATAAATCCTTAATAACAATAACAAGTATACACattcagaaaaaaaatattaaaacaagaaaacagaaaatctTATTTTCTTGCTGTATATAAATCCTTAATAACAATAACAAGTATACACattcagaaaaaaaatattaaaacaagaaaacagaaaaacggCCCACTACCCACATAATCAAACCTTCCACAATTGTTAAATTACCCTGGAAAAAATATCATAACCCTTCACAAGAAACCCAAACTATAATGGTTGAATTGTAGAGCATGGAAATGAGGAACGTACTTGAGCAAGCGAAGATCGGCAATGGTGCGCGGCAGCTTGAGTTTACCATACTCCGCGGCGGGCATGGTCAAGTAGACGCAGATGAGGCCGGTAGAGAAGACCACAAAAACGCCGAGAGCCGCCGCGAACTCCCATCGCGTCAGCGGAAACCTCTCGGACTTGAGCTTCTTTCCGGCGGACCAATCGTCCTCCTTTGCACTCTCCTCATCCCTCAGCAGCCTCCCCGCGTCCCCCACCAGATTTCTTGGAGCCGCCATGTACGGATTGCACAAGCACCGATCCAAAAATGAGGAGGAGGGCGCACTTCAATAACAGCACTCATTCATTGACAAGCTTTGCGTTTTGGTGCTGAGAAAGTTCAGAGTGAGAGTTTGAGAACGAGACCCTTGTCCAATACCAATCAGCCGATCTGCGATTGAATGCTCACatggtttgaaattttggattgaaatttaGGGATCGAgaattgttttggttttgggttagAAGAATGAAATGTAGTTTAATTTGAGAAGTCAAGAAAATCACAAAGGCAAAGCAAAAACTATTAAACCAACAAAAATGAAAGTCTGGAAAGAGTGCCACAAAGGAAGTAGATGGATCGGgaagaaaatgaacaaaaagcaatgcgtttttaaaaaaatctttttcatACAAAAAGGAATGCGTTAGTTTGAGTTTCTATTTACGCTAAATGACCCGTTTTAACCAAGTAAAAACTATGCCCCGTTTGATTCGGGAAAAAGATTTAATTGGAAATAatgttctatgttttttttaaggatggaaaatggaaaattttttttctatgtttgataattagggaaaaataaataggaaatacattttatttcattttacatgtttggtttgtgtaggaatgtaaaacaaagtttgtttaattttccaattatacccatataaaatcaaataaaaaaagaatgtattTAATGATCCTTGTGATGATCAAATAAAATGCCAAAAGcaaattattcaaaaaatGATGGCTTGTAATGATCCTTGTGTGGATTAAAACATTCTGGAAAAATATGGTATAATTGTCTTAATGAATATCTCTTATAAAAATGGATATATAATTAATCCAAAATCTAGAAATGAGTTTACCATCATtgcagtatatatatatacatacgaagattatttaaatattgttGGAACTCCTGAAGAGTTTACAACGACTTCCCTTAATTTAATAAAGGAATTTGAGTTGAAAAATCTGTAAAGATTATGAAGTGTTTGAAACATATCGCCAAAAGCGATTTTCTGAAGAATACAAGGGAACAAGTCCTaagatatataattaatgtgccatataatatataaattacacAAAGAAATCTAGAAGAAGTGAAAGAGCCTGAACCTCAATGTAAGTACTCAATCGTCTTGAAATAACagtaatttaaattatctGAGCGAGTACTTCgattaaatttgaattcaaattcaaagatGTTGCAACGTATTCAAATGTTTAAAGttatgaaaaatgtttaaagACTCGTGAAGAGCCCATGAAAAATATCATATGCAATTGTTCTCAAACACATACAAGAATATGTATGAATGACTTATTATAccatataaaatttcaatactCTTATCATTATAAATATGAGCTTATTGTTTTGGGAAATAAGCTGATATAATCACTTTTTAAAAGTGGTATTCTGAAATAATCAGCTTACAAATTGTGTTCTCAAATAATCACTTGTGAACGTGAAATGACCAAACTGCcctccatataaaagcacatgtatCAACCCGTTATTGGCCTTTGATTGGCGACCTAACGCAGGCTTGTCTCCCTTTCTCAGCTTTCATTCACggttctcttcctctctcggCGGTTTCTGTGTCCATcgaccaccaccactctaTTTCTCCCTCTGTCACGAAAACCTAAGCAGCACTCTGTCGTTCTCTCTCTGCAGtgaattttagggtttggtgAGGGGGCTCTTGACGGTGAAAGAGAGGGTTTAATCGTGAAATGATGTCTCCCTTAAACGATGTCTCAGTTCCCTCTAAGTTCGAGTCTTGAATCGACGtcgttctcttcttctctgctcCTTCAGGGcctaaaaaaaccctaaattttggtttcggtTAGGACTTTGTTCACGAACgtcctcctccttctcaatCCTGTGAGACTCGGTTAGGACAAAAGTCGCGATTTGCTGTAGGTGTGGCTGGGATTTCGAATTCGGTTCTGTGCAGAGAAGGAGTTATTCTAAGGtgggttttgtatttgttattgactagtttgtgtttttgtatgGTTATCATTTGAGAAGGATAATTTCACTAACCTGTGACTGAAGTTGTGAAGTTTAGTAATTAGAGATATTGcaataataatgtaatttaaCTGTGAAGTAGATCATGCTGCCATGAAACTTGTATTGGTGTATTGATTTTGCTGTATGGACGATGCAGTGCCTCAAATTGCTATTTGTCATATAGGATTGGTTCTATGGCAATGCTTGTTTTCACTTCCATTTTATGAGTCATATTTAGTGTGGGAAATTATCCTGGTGCCAAGGGCTATTCGATTATAACACACCATTACCTCAGTAGGCCCTGACTTAGGTGTTGAGTAATAATGCACAGGTAAATTTGTTGGTATCATTGGTGTTTCAGCACGTAGTAGCATATTTTGCACCCTTCCAGTGTTAATGTTTaattatgtgattttgaaataCTAAAGTTAGTTGCCGTGGAAATTTTCTGTTCCCTGTGGTATAAAACGTGCTAAATTGTGTTGTTATTCCTTGCTTGCAGCTTGTGATATATGTCtgaaaatggtattttatgGGGCTTCAGTATCTGTTTAGAAATTGCATGTTCATCCATCTAGGTTTAGCAGTTGCAGTTGCAGTAACATTTTGACGTGTCTAGTTTGCACACAGAGTCCATAACTGTGAATACTGATGTTCCATGTGTGGTACTGTATTGCATATGAGCATATTGTAGTAGGCATTGATGCATTTGGAGTAATTCTTGTAGCCATTTCGGCCAAACCCTGTATGAAGTGGATCCGTGgttgatgaaattgttttcagacTTGGGtggtatttggttttttgatgGAATGGGATGTACATTTGGCAGAAGGGAATGTAGATAAGAGGAGAGTGTGGAGAGAGTTGGAGAGTAGAAAAGAGGcttaaaaacatttatggttttatcaaatgtatatacatatatcaaaATGGGTTGAAAGTATTAGTTTGAGTAATGTACGTATGAAATATGGGTAACCAATGATCCATATGTATGATGTTGTTGTGCAGGGAACTTGAGAATGGCTTGTAAAGCAAAGCTTATGATTCCTGAGGATGAGAAGTACGAAGGAAAGCCATATGCCCTTTCACACACAAGGACCGCCATTACAACAATAAAGGCGAAGTTCAATACGCAGCAGTTACAGAGGTTCGAGGgaagttgttttggtcatctaTTACTGATAGAGGACCTGAAGTGGAATTCACAAATTGTCCACGGCCTGTTGATGAGGAAGGCTGATCCTAAGACAGTTACACAGGTGAACGGGATAAAATTCATTGTGGGTAACAAGTTGATACAATTCACAGCCCAACAATTTTGCCTCATCACGGGGCTAAGGTTCGGAAAGCTCCCTTTCATTCCGAAGGCGACAAATGAAAATTGCTCGTTGAAGCGAAAATACTTCAGCACCAATAAACCTGCCACCCTTTTGGACCTACACACCGCCTTCATCGAGTGCACAGATGATGAGGATGCGTTAAAGCTTGGAATGGTCTATTTTGCCAATTTTGTTCTATTGGGTACTGAAAAGCATGTGCTTATTGACATGCGCTATTTGAAGTTGGCTGAAGACCTAGAGGAGTTTGACAAGTATCCATGGGGCGCAGTGTCATATGCAATGACAAATGCTTCACTGTTGAGGGCCGTTTGTGCTGAATACCAACGAGTCAAAGtgccccaaaaaagaaaaatgcccaAACAACGTGGAAAGAGAACGCAGACAAGAATGCGAAGTGGTAGACCAAGAGAGTACATCATAAGGGGGTTTGGCTTCGCTCTTCAGGTGAACACATATCCAGCAATTAACTATTTGATGCAAATACATTTACATATATTGATGTTTCAATGTTGTGAACAGATTTGGGCCTTTGAAGTGTTCCCAGCTTTGGAAGCATTGCATTTCACGGTCCATGAAGACAATAGGCACATCCCTCGAATATTACATTGGAGGAGCAACACGGTGGCCCGTTTTCGGGAGGTTATGAGTCAGgtttttgaaaactttgagGTTAGATCTGTTTGTATCAGTGATGTTATGATTAGGAAAAAGTACAAAGttaactgattttttttttttttgtgtttcaatTGGAGGTTGATGTGCAACTTCTCCGGCCAACAGATATTGAGAAGCAACAACCTTACTGGAGTTGGGGTGATGATGACAACGAAGAACCAATGGTTGAATTATTTGGGGATGAGGCCGAAGAAAAAACCGGCACTTCTAGTGAAGAAAAAGACGCGGATGTTGAGGAAACAGCCACCCTTCCCTCCTCTTCTAAGGTGAGCATGATCTTTTTCCAATGTTGTGAAAATATAGCGAATACGATAGGAATGAAGTGGAAATAGTTTCGTGGTTTTTTGTAAGCTTTGTAACTGTTGCATTATAACTGTATGCAGGCCAAAGGGTCTGTTAATGACGTTCGCAGTTTGAAGCATCAATTACGCAGCACTAAGGATCAGTTGGCTAAGCTACGTAGTTCAAATCGGGGGCTTAGGAACAGAGTTCGTGACTTGGAAGCTATTGTACAGAAGAACTGTTTGAAGCATGAGAACGAGTGTGACAGAAATAAAAAGGCTATTCGGGATTTGACCCTAAAAATTGCTGAAGTCGAACATTATTTGAAGTTGGAGATGGaggagttaaaaaaaaattatggtggaGAAGCCCATGAGGAAGTCTGTACTGCCCAGATGAATGACGGAGGGCAGAATGATTTGTCACCCGTAAATGAACCTACTAGTCCGACTACAGCAGCACCTAAAATGGACACTCAAGTTCCAGCTGATGGAGTAGAACCCTTCCCAGGCATGCATACAGAACGGGGTGAAATGGAAGCACCAGTCTGTGGTGATGGAGTGGAACACTTTCCAGCCTCAGATCAACAAGGGGCTCCAAGGGAACCAGAAGTCCCTGCTGATAGAGTGGAACCCTTCCCAGCCATGGAAGTCATAGACACTGAAATTGAAACTNNNNNNNNNNNNNNNNNNNNNNNNNNNNNNNNNNNNNNNNNNNNNNNNNNNNNNNNNNNNNNNNNNNNNNNNNNNNNNNNNNNNNNNNNNNNNNNNNNNNTGCGGATACAGGAACTGAATACTTcaatgtgacactatatttcGTGGGCTCTGCATCCATGATCTTATAAATGCGTTCAACAAGTTCGGAAAACGTTACGTTCCGTGACACTATTATGCCTTTAGCCTCCCCACCTTCATAACTCTCAATGTTATCCTTCTTAACCCAATTTCCATTGTAGCATACCAAAATTCCAACTGTATCCATTTCtgcaaaaaacataaataattactaCACCGATTCATAAcactaaaaaatacaaaatagatgAATAAAAACATGCACAACAATCATTCCACTACACATATCATCTTCTAAATCCTCAAATCTTCAAAAGTTAATTGTAGCTGCTTCAACAATTaacttttattcctttttgttttttctctgatTTAGAAGATGATATCTGTGGGTTCCAAGTTattaacaaactaacataCACATACAATGGCAGAAATATGAACCCTCTAACCCTCCAAGTCTTTTGCACAAATGTAAACACCTTCAACAAAAGGATCAGGGAAGCAGAAAGCGTATAATGTAGTACAAGCTGAATTACCAAATTCGaaaccaaaacacacaaactatacttcttaccaaaacaaacccagaatgCCAATAAATTCCCCACATTAGCATCTAAATTGAGCCTAACACTAGCCGTATTTACAAATTTGTAGGCCAGACAAAGTTAACCTATGATTTTTCTGTGTGCTGTTATTTTCACCATTATCAAACACATTGCACTACATTATACACGCATTCGgtcaattttaaacaaaattcaagttcACCAGACAGCTCCCACTGCAGATAATATCACAAACTATGAATTTCAACATATCACAACAAGtgcaaactgaaaatttaagCTTTTATGCCCTCTGTGGTGAAAAGGGGCTGAACGATTTCATAATACACATACACTACCAAACCAATATCACAACTCACATCCGTTCACAACGACACCGGAAGTCGCCACTTTCCCTTCTCTGTGGAATCGCAGCAGTCAGCTCGATCGGGAGGTCAACAATGGACGCCGTGCCTTCCGGCTTCGCTGCGCCCAAACTAGGGTCCCAAGTTTGAGGACATCTGGGTTAGGACGATGGATGGGTTGCGAACTGGATTGCTCAGTGGGAACATGTCTCGCAACCTGGAGTTCCCCCAATTTTTGCCAACCTTCCAAcacagaggagagagagttgagcTGAGTTCAAACAACCCTTTCAGAAAAGGCCAATAACGGGTTGatacatgtgcttttatatggaggGCAGTTTGGTCATTTCACGTTCACAAGTGATTATTTGAGAACACAATTTGCAAGCTGATTATTTCAGAATACCACTTTTAAAAAGTGATTATATCAGCTTATTTCcctattgtttttttttatattggaGAGCATACGAGATTATTCAAACCattatataaagtaaaagcTTATGAAAATAGCCTAGATATTTTTGTAGTACTCTAACCTCAACAGGGATTAGATGAATGATGACACACATGAATCCTCTAATGACGCTGCAACAACAGGTTTTATACAAGCATTACCAAAGATCACTATGTGAAGGACGGATGTGTGATCAATATCATTTGTGTTGGATCATCAAAGATGTATAAAGACATCAAGCGGAGTAATTCttcagggggagcatccaaTAATATTGCAAGATTAATTTACGGAACCAGTTCCAACTACGACATTCAGAAAGATGGTCAACAATATGGTTTAAGGATATTTTTTTcagcatcagggggagcgtgccatCAATAAGATCTtcacacactgtactctttttcattcatccatgtttttgtcccactgggcttttcctggcaaggttttaacgaggcagtgtcgcacgcgtGTTAGTGTTctatacacagaattttatgttatacATGGTTATGCACTGTTTTTCCCTTCAACCAATTTTTGTCTCACTGGGTTTTATTAGCAAAGTTTTTAACGAGGCATACTCTATATATGGTGGAcatccaagggggagtgttataaATACTTAGAATGTGGATGACCACCATTACATCCATTACCTCCACCTTTTGATATATCCTATATTATTAGTATTGTAATTAGTAGTCTTGAACTCATAATTTGTGGGTTAGCTTCCTATTAttgtaagcctataaataggtgattaacaaagaagaagatagagaAGTTTTAGAGactaatttttattgttttcctCTACTCTACAGTTTCCTTTAGTTAGATAACAACTAtgttgtaattctaaattgttaatttggacaaaatggtcatgaaaaatgtgtatttaatgttggctcattttcctaaactttcccatgaggaggaaaacaaaacccaagggGGGGAGGGCTTCAATTTCCCCCTACTTTTCCATGTGTTACTCAACCATTTCTCATGCCTGGACTTACCAAATATCGGAAAGCAATTAATTTCTCATCCCCAACCCTCCTTTCCCATGAACTAAATGGGGCCTTTGGGAAATTGACATATATACTCACTAAACATAAaggataataaaaaataaaaactcactTTTTAAATATCAATCAGAAATATTCACTTTGTAACATGAAAGTACCAAAATTGCCCTCCATGGTATTTGCTTTTATCACTTGAAGGGCAATATGAAAGCCTCATTTAAGTTGAAGAAACATGATCTAATATTGGGGTTTTATGTGTAGACAGCCAAGTCTTACTATCTAGCAGAGTTCAATCGTCATTTCTCCATGATAAACAATGAGTGAGTGAGAACTTATCTAGTACGTGCACAACTCTATTAGTGGTCTTGAGCCCATTGTGACGGACGACGATATAATGTCATGACAACTAATATTAGAGAGTCCACTAATTCAGTTCTTCGTTTTGGAAGGATGCTTCCGGTGGTACACTTGATTGAGGAAATTAGGAATGTGCTTCAGAATTGGTTTAGTCAACGTCGAGATTTGTCAATAAAATGTAAATCTATGATGTGCCCTGATTTAGGCGAAAAGAAGTTAAGGAAGAGGCTGGACGCTGCTTCGAGGATGAATGTGGTCAAAATCAATTATGTGGAGTATAATGTGCTTGATGGTGATATGAACAGTCTTGTGCACTTGCAAAACCACAATTGTACATGTACAAAGTTTGACTTAGAGCAACTCTGATGCAAGCATGCTGTTGCGGTATGTCGGCACTTGAAATTGAACCCATACATACTCCTTCGCCTCTTCCTTTTACACTCGAGCTACATGGGCGGCTACATATGCTGAATCCTCCTCAAGGGACATGGGTTTATCCCCAAAATGTCTGAAATGTAAATTTCATGCCTTTTATTTCAAAGGTTATGACGGGTGGTCGTAAGACGCAAAGAATACCTTCTAAAGGAAAGAACTCACGAGAAAGAAAATGCTCAAGGCACGGTGTGAAGGGCCACTACCGAAGTACATGCAAAGAAGCTATCCTCGTCACCAACAACAAGCAGGTCATTTTGATGTTATAAATGTTTAGTTTGTATGTCTCATTCTATTAAGTGGGGATCTCTGCTACCTAAGTTTAAGTATTGTTTGTGCTCCTGACATGTcgctgttttttgtttttggaaatAGGTATCTTTATAGGTACCCAATTGTATAGATCGTGATGCAACTATGTTCAGCATTTATTGAATGTGAGTGTATGCTGGACATTGCTCCATCACTTATGTAGGACATTCATGATGTccaattatattttgatttaactTGTTCTCCGTTCAATGTTGGTAAATGAAGAAGATTATGTTATGTGCATGTTTGTTTCCCTTTTATATCCCTTGTAATGCAATCCTTCACTGAGTGTTGtttgtcatttttgttctcttttgaAAGATTATTGGTGTAGAAGCGTATAGTAGGTGACTAAGAAACTTAAATTGAATTGTTTTTGGTGCAATACAAGAGCAATGTAAGTGGAATAAAAAGGCAATACAAAGACTTCATAGTTCAACTACAATTTGTTTGCCAAAATAGACATGAAAAAAATGGTGCTAAGATACCAATAAAGGAGCAATAGTAAGGCAATATAAGTGCAAAAGAAGGCAATACGTAATATTGATAGTCCAACTTCAGCTTTATAATTGCCAAGACGGTGAAACAAAAGGTGCTACGAAAACAATAGAGGAGCAATAGGCAGGCAATATAAGGGCACTACATAAACTTAAGAGTCCAACTTCAACTTTATAATTGCCAAGACATGGTGAAAAAAGGGGTGCTACGAAAGCAATAGAGGAGCAATAGGCAAGCAATATAAGGGCATTAGGAAGGCAATACATAAATTTGATAGTCTAACTTCAACTTTATAATTGCCAAGTCACAAGTGAAAAAAATGGTGCTACAAAAGCAATAGAAGGGCAATAGGAAGACAATACGTAAATTTGATAGTTCAACTTCAACTTTATAATTGCCAAGACAGAGGTGAAAAAAATGGTGCTACGAAAGCAATAAATGAGCAATAGGTAGGAAATATAATGGCAATATGAAGGAAGTACGTAAACTTAATAGTCAAACTTCTACTTGTCAAGATAAAGGTGAGAAAAACCATGCTACGAAAGCAATAGAAAGGCAATAGGAAGCAATATAAAAGCAATACGTAAACTTGATAGTCCAACTTCAACTTTATAATTGTCAAGACAGAGATGAAAAGAATCGTTCTACGAAAGCAATAGAAGGGCAATTGGAAGGCAATACGTAAACTTGATAGTCCAACTTCAACTTTTTAATTACCAAGACAACGGTTTAAAAAAATGTACTAAGACATCAATAGAAGGGCAATAAGAAGGCAATATAAGGACAATAAGAACGCAATACGTAAACTTGATAGTCCACCAACTTTATAATTGCCAAGACAGAGGTAAAAAAAAGTGCTAAGACAACAATCGATGAGCAATAGGCAAGGCAATATACAGGCAATAGAAAGACAATATGTAAACAGAATAGAGGTGAAACAAAGGTACTAAGATAGCAATATAAGAGCAATATGAAGGCAATATAAGCACAATAAGAAGGTAATACGTAAACTTGATAGTCAAACTTCAACTTTATAATTGCAAGACATAGGTGAAAAAAGGGCATGAGACGAGATATTACTTCTATATCAACTTTCTATTAACCATATATAATTTATACCTGAACTCAATAAATAATGTAACGTTGTCTATAATTTGACCATATATGATCATCACAACCTTGTATACCAACTCTTGAGACATTTCATCGTTATAAACCATATATTGACATTTGTATATGCATTAGAGATGGCAATTTCAGATACGACCCGTTACACAATTCAAAACCTGCACGGAAAAAACACTACCTGAACCGCACGATTAATAATTGCGTAATTTTTGGGTCAACCCGTTatgacccgtttaataaatgGGTGGGTTTCGAGTCAACCCACCAACCCGCTAAAATACATATTTAACCCATTTATTAAATGGATCGTGTCAACTAGCTTAAAACCCAATAACCCGCTTAATTTGAAAccctagaaaaaaaaaaacatatacataATATAGAAGAACTTACCTATCGAATAATTCACTTCACACAGATGCCTCCAAACCAAACCGTTATCGCATCTCCCTCCCTCTAcgtctccctctccctctcagTCTCTCCATCTCCCTTCCTCTCTGCGTCTCTCTCTGCGTCTCTCTCTACGTCTCTCCTCCATCTCTGGTTCTTAAATCTTCGACAACAAATTGGGAAATACCAAGGGTTGAGGCCACATATTGGGATCTAGATTTGAGTGTCTCCCTTTGCATCTCTGCATCTATGCGATTCTCTCTCAGGTATCCCCCTAAATCTCACTATCTCTCTTTTGTTGGTGtttgatttctttgtttggctggtgtttgttttctttgttactAAGAATGAGATAAGCTGCAGCTTGACTATGATTCATTCATTGAAAATAATAtgttattaaataaaaaccatgaaaatgcaatgcaaaaaACTGCTTGACCAAGCTAACATTAGAATAggatatttaaataaataatttaggaATGGCTactataaaatacaaattaattagAATGGGATAattctctatctctctctctctctctctctctcttgctggTGTAtgtttctcaaaaaaaaaaaaaaaaaaaactcatcctatgttattttatgtttCATACAGATGAATTCTTTTGAAGATGGTTGTGATAGTTTTGACGATGGATCAGCTAGAAGTAATGTGCAAGATTTAGATCCGTCTAACAACAATGCAGTTGTTATAACTCAAGTTGGTAAGAGACGTAGAAAACTGACATCACATGTATGGAATTAGTTTGAAATTCTTCATGTCGATCCAAATAATAAGCTTTATGCAAAGTGCATGAAATGTGCTCATAAGTACTTGTGTGATAGTAGATATGGTACTAGAAATTTGAAGCATCCTCTTGATTCTTGTTTGAAATCTGATACTCGTGATTTGGGccaattattattatctaaATTTGAAGGGTCTATCATAACAAGGTCTGCTAAGTTtgattcaaataaattcagtGAGTTACTAGTGATGGCAATTATCATGCATGAGCTGCCCTTTCAGTTTGTTGAGTATGCTAGAATTAAGGAAGTGTTTAATTATATTTGGGTTGATATCAAACTGATATCTAGAAATACTACAAAGGCTGATGTGTTGAGTATGTACAATAGAGAAAAGGTTAAGCTTAAAGAACTTTTGGGTTCAATTCTTGGAAGAGTTTGTTTGACATCTGATTTGTGGAGTTCTATACCACAGATGGTTATCTTTCTCTCACTGTCCATTTGTTCA
Proteins encoded:
- the LOC117638341 gene encoding uncharacterized protein LOC117638341; the encoded protein is MACKAKLMIPEDEKYEGKPYALSHTRTAITTIKAKFNTQQLQRFEGSCFGHLLLIEDLKWNSQIVHGLLMRKADPKTVTQVNGIKFIVGNKLIQFTAQQFCLITGLRFGKLPFIPKATNENCSLKRKYFSTNKPATLLDLHTAFIECTDDEDALKLGMVYFANFVLLGTEKHVLIDMRYLKLAEDLEEFDKYPWGAVSYAMTNASLLRAVCAEYQRVKVPQKRKMPKQRGKRTQTRMRSGRPREYIIRGFGFALQIWAFEVFPALEALHFTVHEDNRHIPRILHWRSNTVARFREVMSQVFENFEVDVQLLRPTDIEKQQPYWSWGDDDNEEPMVELFGDEAEEKTGTSSEEKDADVEETATLPSSSKAKGSVNDVRSLKHQLRSTKDQLAKLRSSNRGLRNRVRDLEAIVQKNCLKHENECDRNKKAIRDLTLKIAEVEHYLKLEMEELKKNYGGEAHEEVCTAQMNDGGQNDLSPVNEPTSPTTAAPKMDTQVPADGVEPFPGMHTERGEMEAPVCGDGVEHFPASDQQGAPREPEVPADRVEPFPAMETAKSYYLAEFNRHFSMINNEMLPVVHLIEEIRNVLQNWFSQRRDLSIKCKSMMCPDLGEKKLRKRLDAASRMNVVKINYVEYNVLDGDMNSLVHLQNHNCTCTKFDLEQL